The following proteins come from a genomic window of Bacteroidales bacterium:
- a CDS encoding GNAT family N-acetyltransferase, which produces MKIEIRNIIEPDCEVIFEWSNDPETRHYSFNSEPITWEEHLQWFHKKLSDKNCYWYHFSSEQTPIGHVRIEKNDVVIISITISPSFRKKGLGSSIIKAGCHNFWKSNNNDIIAYIKKCNIGSIKSFERAGFKKFSETLIKNEPCVVYKSIKNENRLF; this is translated from the coding sequence ATGAAAATTGAAATTCGAAATATTATTGAACCAGATTGTGAAGTCATTTTCGAATGGAGCAATGACCCCGAAACGAGGCACTATTCCTTTAATTCAGAACCAATAACATGGGAAGAACATTTACAGTGGTTTCACAAAAAGCTATCAGACAAAAACTGTTATTGGTATCATTTCTCATCAGAACAGACCCCAATAGGACACGTGCGAATTGAAAAAAATGATGTGGTAATTATAAGCATAACAATATCTCCTTCATTCAGAAAAAAAGGCTTGGGCAGTTCAATAATCAAAGCTGGATGCCATAACTTCTGGAAATCAAACAACAACGATATAATTGCTTACATAAAAAAATGCAATATCGGCTCCATAAAATCATTTGAAAGGGCGGGTTTTAAAAAGTTTTCAGAAACCCTAATAAAAAATGAACCTTGTGTAGTATATAAATCAATTAAAAATGAAAATAGGCTCTTTTGA
- the pseI gene encoding pseudaminic acid synthase translates to MKIGSFDIDEKTLIIAELSANHGQDIAIATETIRAAKRAGADAIKLQTYTPDTMTIECDNIYFKEVLKGSIWEGRTLYDLYNEAYTPWDWHQRLFDVAREEGLICFSTPFDKTSVDFLEQFNPPAYKIASFEIQDIPLIEYTASKGRPMIISTGIAEFEDIDLAVKTCRETGNNNIVLLKCTSSYPAPIEEANLVTIPKLKETFEVEIGLSDHTLGIVAPVVAIALGAKVVEKHFILDKSIGGPDASFSLDEKEFSDMVNAIRNAELALGTVSYQLSKNTITNRKFSRSLFIVKDIFAGETITEAHIRSIRPGFGLPPKYYKEILGKKVRFDIPRGTPLTLDSIIF, encoded by the coding sequence ATGAAAATAGGCTCTTTTGACATCGACGAAAAAACACTTATTATTGCCGAGCTATCCGCTAATCACGGACAAGACATCGCTATTGCCACCGAGACAATACGTGCTGCAAAAAGAGCAGGAGCTGACGCCATAAAACTCCAGACATACACGCCCGATACAATGACAATTGAGTGCGACAACATTTACTTCAAAGAAGTATTGAAAGGCTCTATATGGGAAGGGCGCACCCTTTATGACTTATACAATGAGGCATACACGCCTTGGGATTGGCATCAAAGATTATTTGATGTAGCAAGAGAAGAAGGCCTAATATGCTTTTCTACACCTTTTGACAAAACTTCAGTCGATTTTTTGGAGCAATTTAACCCACCTGCATATAAAATTGCGTCCTTTGAAATACAGGATATTCCGCTAATAGAATACACTGCATCTAAAGGGCGGCCAATGATTATTTCCACTGGCATTGCAGAGTTTGAGGATATTGATCTTGCAGTAAAAACATGTAGAGAGACTGGCAATAACAATATAGTTTTGCTTAAATGTACATCTTCGTATCCTGCTCCTATAGAAGAGGCTAATTTAGTTACCATTCCAAAGCTAAAAGAAACTTTTGAAGTTGAAATAGGGTTATCTGACCACACATTGGGAATAGTGGCTCCAGTTGTTGCAATTGCCTTGGGCGCAAAAGTAGTTGAAAAGCATTTTATTTTAGACAAATCTATTGGAGGCCCTGATGCATCTTTTTCCTTAGATGAAAAGGAATTTTCCGATATGGTAAATGCAATTAGGAATGCAGAACTTGCTCTTGGAACCGTCAGTTATCAGCTTTCAAAAAACACTATCACAAATAGAAAGTTTTCTCGTTCATTGTTTATTGTAAAGGACATTTTTGCTGGTGAGACAATAACAGAAGCACATATAAGATCAATTCGCCCTGGGTTCGGCCTACCACCAAAATATTATAAAGAAATACTTGGCAAAAAAGTGCGATTTGATATTCCTCGAGGAACACCTCTAACATTAGATTCAATTATTTTTTAA
- a CDS encoding transferase gives MNIETFDLIIRQLTNFWPICDSEKESIYSELDACLEQFFRIATVSSNKYFKNIEGTPKFSPYHSDQYAMLLYIIARNLFHSNQQLSEKLYYLNKVLHSIDVYPAVKLPSYFLLFHPVGAVLGRAEFNNYLTISQNCVVGNNKGLYPVIGSYVSLMAHSMVLGNSEIGNNCIISAGSIVKDQNVPANSIVFGISPNLIIKPNKLRNQYRINE, from the coding sequence ATGAACATAGAAACATTTGATTTAATTATTAGGCAATTAACAAACTTCTGGCCAATATGTGATAGTGAAAAAGAAAGCATCTATTCAGAACTTGATGCTTGCTTGGAGCAGTTTTTTAGAATAGCCACAGTCTCATCTAATAAGTACTTCAAAAACATTGAAGGAACTCCAAAATTTTCACCATACCACTCCGATCAATACGCAATGCTGTTATATATAATAGCTAGAAATCTTTTTCATTCAAACCAACAGTTGTCAGAAAAACTATACTATTTAAATAAAGTATTGCACTCAATTGATGTTTATCCAGCTGTAAAACTCCCTTCTTATTTTTTGCTTTTTCATCCAGTTGGTGCTGTATTAGGAAGAGCTGAATTCAACAACTATCTTACCATTTCTCAAAACTGTGTTGTTGGCAATAATAAAGGTTTATATCCTGTTATTGGGAGCTATGTCTCACTTATGGCTCATTCCATGGTTTTAGGAAATTCAGAAATTGGGAATAACTGCATTATCAGTGCTGGTTCAATTGTAAAAGATCAAAACGTTCCAGCAAATTCAATAGTATTCGGTATTAGCCCGAATCTAATTATTAAACCCAATAAACTCAGGAATCAATACCGGATCAATGAATAA